In Miscanthus floridulus cultivar M001 chromosome 5, ASM1932011v1, whole genome shotgun sequence, one genomic interval encodes:
- the LOC136455384 gene encoding uncharacterized protein produces the protein MRVLMDGGSGLNILYIDTLDAMRIPWSELRPAGSPFHWLKMPGPNDVVTVSSAFSHAFMCDREHYELATAVVNSSELPWLGESSVPAAPNYNQPTSSSAFRPLEETKVVEIDPTNPTKIVRIRT, from the exons ATGAGGGTGCTGATGGACggcggcagcggcctcaacatcctgtacatcgacacccttgatgccatgcgcatcccctggtcaGAACTCCGCCcggcgggctcccccttccattGG ctgaagatgccgggaccaaacgaCGTCGTCACTGTGAGCAGCgcgttctcgcacgccttcatgtgcgaccgcgaacactacgagctcgccactgcggtcgtcaactcgtccgaactcccgtggctcggggagtcatcggtCCCGGCAGCCCCGAACTATAACCAACCAACTTCCTCGTCGGCCTTCCGCCCGCTCgaagaaaccaaggtggtggaaatcgatcccaccaacccaaccaagatagtTCGGATCAGGACCTAG